The Diceros bicornis minor isolate mBicDic1 chromosome 14, mDicBic1.mat.cur, whole genome shotgun sequence genome segment GGCAATAGGACCAAGCCATAAAAGGCATTTGGAAAACCATACTAAAGGGACTACTCGGAGTGCATTGGATTTAGGATTTCTCTGGGTTACCCCATGATCATGGAACTGCATTTACTCACAAAAATCAAAGTGCAGAAGAAATGGAGGTGAAGGAAGTTCACTTTATAAGAGGAACAACCTTTGGGAATTTCAAATACtggtattgaaaaaaaaaaacctgtcaagtttccaaagaataaaaagttttcttttaaaatagttgTCTAGCCTCTTTCCTTGGGAGAAATTGCCCATGAGGCTTCTCTGATGAATAATATTGAAGAAACAAtgttaggaagaccaaaaaaaaaaaagaaaagaaagaaatctcactATGTTAccgttttaaaaagtattttcacGTATATCATCCCAAAGGTtagcttttttccttttgtcttggtAGTTTGGTTAAATACTGTAATACCAGTAGCCCCTCCACCTCTTGTCCTAAGAGTCAGATCTATCTAATTTTGTACTTAcctttcagtaaagaaggtaaaagTTTTCCCACCCTTGCTACAAGATGTAAATGTTCTTTTCAAAAAGACGCATTGTCTTAGTCCCTcagggttgctataacaaaaataccatagactggatagcttataaacaacaaacatttatttctcatagttctggaagctgggaagtccaagatcatggcacCAGATTCCATGTCTGGTAAGGACTTATGGTTCATAGCCATACAGCTGgcttttcactgtgtccttacatggtgaaggcactaatcccattgagGGCTCATCCCACGAGGGTCAACCCATTCACGACCTAATCAAAGGCCCAAAGGCCTCCTAATACCACGCCCTTAACCTGGGGGTTAATATTTTAGCATATGAATGGGggacacacaaacattcagaccatagcagacatataaaatgttatttagaTTGAGGCTCACAGTCTACTTCCTTAGCCAGGTTCTTTGGACTCAAGACAATAAAAATGATACATTGTACTGCAGAAGACTTTCTCTTTCTTACCTTTACCTTATCCTGTTCTCTTTGCTTTGAAATACATTGAAGCTGACCTAAGATTGcctttttatttgagtcttcatCTGTCCTCCTGGCATTTGAaacactatctctgtctcctctcctttcctctcccctgccccttTCTGCATACAACCAGGATCTTGATCAGTATGAGACATAGAGGCTTTCACTTCCAGGACACCATCAGTTCAGAGATGGTTCAGAATacactttctttcttctgctgGCCAGTTGGGTGCAATGTGAAATACGGTAATGACGTTTCCTAAGGAACACAAATAAGCCTCACATATAAACATTAGCTGATATTCAAGAATTAAAACAGGCTAAGAAAGAGTAAAATTCTCAAATTGGTGCTAAGGCCCCCTGTATAGTATTTTAcgattcttcctttttaaggaattTGTCCCTCTGTAATTCTCAGTCTATACCaaattggcttttcttttttttttctaacttccTTCCAAAGGAACCAGTTTTGAATTGAAAACTGAGTATTGAGTTGAAAATGCCAGTTGCAAGCCttttttaggaaaatattttgctaaaaggtttctctctctctttggggGCTCTGTCGTGTCAGGTTGAAAGAGTGGAGACTTCCATAAGACATGGATAGATGCAAACATGTAGGGCGGTTGCGGCTCGCCCAGGACCACTCCATCCTGAACCCTCAGAAGTGGTGCTGCAGGGAGTGCACCACCACCGAGTCCGTGTGGGCTTGTCTCAAGTGCTCCCACGTGGCCTGCGGCCGGTACATTGAGGATCACGCCCTTAAACACTTTGAGGAGACTGGACACCCCCTAGCCATGGAGGTCCGGGATCTCTACGTGTTCTGTTACCTGTGCAAGGATTATGTACTCAATGATAACCCGGAGGGTGACCTGAAGCTGCTGAGAAGCTCCCTTTTGGCCGTCAGGGGCCAGAAGCAGGACCTGCCGGTGAGGCGCGGGCGGACGCTGCGGTCCATGGCCTCGGGTGAGGACACGGTCCCGCCGCAGCGCGCCCCTCAGGGACAGCCGCAGATGCTCACGGCTCTGTGGTACCGGCGCCAGCGCCTGCTGGCCAAAACCCTGCGGCTCTGGTTCGAGAAGAGCTCCCGCGGCCAGGCGAAGCTGGAGCAGCGGCGGCAGGAGGAGGCGCTGGAGCGCAAGAAGGAGGAGGCGCGGCAGCGGCGGCGCGAGGTGAAGCGGCGGCTGCTGGAGGAGCTGGCCAGCGCTCCTCCGCGCAAGAGCGCGCGGCTGCTGCTGCacgcgccccgcgccccggcccCGCGCCCCGCCTCGCCGCGCGCGCCCGCCGGGGGCCGTCTCAAGCCGCGCCGCGCGCCCGCGGTGGCGCCGGGCGTCACGGGCCTGCGCAACCTGGGCAACACCTGCTACATGAACTCCATCCTCCAGGTGCTCAGCCACCTCCAGAAGTTCCGAGAGTGTTTTCTGAACCTCGACCCTTCCAAAACGGAACACCTGTTTCCCAAAACCGCCAACGGGAAGGCTCCACTGTCGGGCCGGCCGGCCAGCACCTCGGCCACCGAGCTGTCTCCGAGGAGCGACAGGGCTGAGTCGTGCGAGCGGGAGGGCCTCTGCTTGAACGGCGGGGCCTCCATCAGCAGGAGCCTAGAACTCATCCAGAACAAGGAGCCGAGCTCGAAGCACATTTCCCTCTGTCACGAACTGCACACCCTCTTCCGAGTCATGTGGTCTGGGAAGTGGGCCCTGGTGTCGCCCTTCGCCATGCTTCACTCGGTGTGGAGCCTGATCCCCGCCTTCCGCGGCTACGACCAGCAGGACGCGCAGGAGTTTCTCTGCGAGCTGTTGCACAAAGTGCAGCAGGAACTCGAGTCCGAGGGCACCACGCACCGGATCCTCATCCCCTTCTCCCAGAGGAAGCTCACCAAACAGGTCTTAAAGGTGGTGAATACCATATTTCACGGGCAGCTACTCAGTCAGGTAGGTGTGTGCCCACCCTAACCCCAACTCTGCCCACCACCTTGGAGGGAGGCTTGTATGTTAGAGTTGGGGCTTCCCGTGAGTGCTTGTTGGACTCACTACGGTAGCCAGCATTTGCTGTCATTATGAATAGTAATTGAGGATGGCCATTGTACCTTTCATTGTAGCGTACATTGTGATGACGTTTTTGGTGAACCTGCCTCCTGTCTTTCCGGGCAGATTTTTAGTTTAACGTGCCATATCGCTTCATTTTCAGTGAATGTCTTTACCTTTAATGCCGTTGTGGGTAATATAATATTCTCATTGTTACAATTAAGTACCCATTGTTGGCATGCCATCCTTTGATCAATTTTAGGAAATTCAAGTTTGCCTGTAACCCTGGTTCCATGGTAGTTTGAAAGAGTATTCTTCCTTCCTAGGCATTTGTTACATACAAGGAAGGGAGGTGGCTAGGAGGATGCCAAGGGCCTAAGCAAGCCTCCCTCATGCTCCCCATTACCTTTCATTTCCTGGGTTTTTAGCCATGTAGAGACATAAGCAAAGTCTCATAAATAAGGCTTTGTGAGAACATGTAGAAAGAGAATTTTTAGAGTTAAAAAGGGGGGCGACTTAAGAGATTCaggtaagggccggccccgtggcttagcggttgtgtgtgcgctcagctgctggcggcccgggttcggatcgcgggcgcgcaccgacgcaccacttctccagccatgctgaggccgcgtcccacatacagcaactagaaggatgtgcaactatgacatacaactatctcctggggctttgggggaaaaaaggaggaggattggcaatagatgttagctcagagctggtgttcctcagcaaaaaggaggattagcctggatgttagctcagtgctgatcttcctcacaaaaaaaaaagaaagagagattcaGGTAAAACCTCTGTATTATGCTACTGAGGTTTAGGTTTTGTGTCTCAGTATTTAGGATTTTAAAAGAATGATGAGTAGGATGGGAAGAGCAAGTTTATTTAGGCTTTTGTTTTTTAGCATGTAAAAGGGAAGTATTTCTGGGCACTTCCTCTACCCCGAGGGTCCATGGGAAGAAAGGAGCATCTGGGAAGGTTATAGTGGGAGAGGAGGTCTAGTCTTAAGGTACTTTGAGGCTCTGTGAACCCAGGGATCAGTGTAGGGTGCCCAAGGAACAAGGGCAAAAAGAGGCAAGTTGGACTGGATGGAAGGAGCAAAGTCTGGAGGAGGATGGAGTGTGAGGGTGAGAGAAGCAGACAGGAATCTGCAAATTCTCCATTTCAGACGGATTCCATGGTAACTTGCAGTCTGTACTCCTGTAGCATTGAGTGGTATTGCATGCtttgggagagaagagagaaagaggtagGTAATAATCTCTGTGCTGCATGGTTTTCCAGTTCCAGCTAGCATCACAGTTAGAAATACATGCCAGAATTAATATGCTCTAATTCTCTTAaagttatgtttattattttagtattacaattaagttttttttgaaaattatacacTTAGTTTTGATCAAGTTATTTGTCTTGTATAAAGTGAGGAAAAATGTATGTGGTAAGCATGGAAGTTACATAACCTGTTAAATCAATCTTTTCATTCTAGGTCACGTGTGTATCATGCAATTACAAATCCAATACCATTGAGCCCTTTTGGGATCTGTCCCTGGAATTCCCTGAACGCTATCACTGCATAGAAAAGGGGTTTGTCCCTTTGAATCAGACAGAGTGCCTGCTCACTGAGATGCTGGCCAAGTTCACAGAGACAGAGGCCCTGGAAGGGAGAATCTACGCTTGTGACCAGTGTAACAGTGAGTGCCGGGGAGAGGGGAGGTGTGCAACTGGAATGTCAGTTGAAGgtgcttcttttttcctcttcagtCAAAATTAATACTGATAGTATTGAGTGGTTCTAAAGCatcttttaaagatttctttctcCCATTTTACTGAAAACAAGCATATggacattatatattaaaaaacaaaacatggggccggcccggtggcatagtggttaagtttgcgcactccgcttcgatggccctgggttcgcaggttcggatcccgggcacagacctatgcac includes the following:
- the USP49 gene encoding ubiquitin carboxyl-terminal hydrolase 49, whose protein sequence is MDRCKHVGRLRLAQDHSILNPQKWCCRECTTTESVWACLKCSHVACGRYIEDHALKHFEETGHPLAMEVRDLYVFCYLCKDYVLNDNPEGDLKLLRSSLLAVRGQKQDLPVRRGRTLRSMASGEDTVPPQRAPQGQPQMLTALWYRRQRLLAKTLRLWFEKSSRGQAKLEQRRQEEALERKKEEARQRRREVKRRLLEELASAPPRKSARLLLHAPRAPAPRPASPRAPAGGRLKPRRAPAVAPGVTGLRNLGNTCYMNSILQVLSHLQKFRECFLNLDPSKTEHLFPKTANGKAPLSGRPASTSATELSPRSDRAESCEREGLCLNGGASISRSLELIQNKEPSSKHISLCHELHTLFRVMWSGKWALVSPFAMLHSVWSLIPAFRGYDQQDAQEFLCELLHKVQQELESEGTTHRILIPFSQRKLTKQVLKVVNTIFHGQLLSQVTCVSCNYKSNTIEPFWDLSLEFPERYHCIEKGFVPLNQTECLLTEMLAKFTETEALEGRIYACDQCNSKRRKSNPKPLVLSEARKQLMIYRLPQVLRLHLKRFRWSGRNHREKIGVHVVFDQVLTMEPYCCRDMLSSLDKETFAYDLSAVVMHHGKGFGSGHYTAYCYNTEGGFWVHCNDSKLNVCSVEEVCKTQAYILFYTQRTVQGNARISETQLQAQVQSSNNDEGRPRTFP